From Candidatus Nanohalococcus occultus:
TTTACGCGAACTTCTTCGAACAGGTGATTGCTATCAAGACTAACATAACTACCACGACAACGCTATGCCATGGAAAACCGGTGAACAGAAGATGATGGAGGGAGTCGACGAGCTACTCGAGCAGCGAAAAGAATCCTCGAGACAGCAAAAGGAGCAGATGATAGACGAATACTTCGACAGTCTGGGTCTGAGCGACGTCGATGCCGACTGGCTTAGTTGCGGCATGGAAGAATCCGGTATAACACAGGACGAGGACATGACGTTCCTAATACCGAGACAGCTGCCGACGGACACGGTAGAGCAGATCGGACTAACGGCTGTAGGCAACAGCGTTGGATCTGCGTTAACTGAAGCCGGGGAAATCGACTCATTCGAAGTTTTAGGCGTGCCTCTGACAGATAAGATGTACGGCCGGAACGCGGAGAAAAGAGGCTACGCTCTCCCAGCAGCTATCACGCCGACAGGAACACATGGAACAACGCTTGCGGATATAAACGATGGATACGGCATCGGCTCTCATCAAACCCGCGTTAAGGAATCTCAAACCGTCGAGGAACTGTTCGGGATGGATCCGGAAATTGAGAACCTTAGAGACTTACATGACTCGAGATCAAACGGCATCGTAAACTCTAGAGGAGACTTCACAACTTTACAGCAGAGAATGCTTTCCGAGATGATAGATGAGGGTCAAAGACCGGAGTTCGTGGGCTTTGAGTACGATGACGGTAAGCTAATCGGTCTGGGACACGAACCGGAAACCGATACTTACAGCTCCTTCGATGACAGTCGTCCTCTAGAGCTTGATCCGGAAGAATTATCTGATCAGGCAATCTTGCCGCCACAGGAGAGCTATGAGAAACTTGTCTTCCCTATCGCGGCTCATCCGGACGTCGGATACATGCTGAAAGGTCTGGAAAACGAGAAGTTCAAGACCTCGGCTACCGATGAGTTTGTCGCTAGGTTCGAAGATCAGGGACTGAAGTTCCCGTTCATCGATGCCTCAGCAGACGGCAAGTACAGTGAAGAGGTTCCGGCAACGGCGATCGAGGAACTCAATCAAACTCGTTACGGCTCGTCTTCAAGCATAGGCACGGAAGCGATGGTTTTGAACGCCCAGCCCTCTGTGGTTGTAAAACACAAACTCGATCCTTATGAACTTGGCGAAAACTCATTTGAGGGAACGATGAGAAACGTGGTCCATGAGGTATACGGAAAATGAAAGATAAAGTGGTTGAGACAGCTTCCAAGCTGGCGGATCTGGCGCCCAGGAGAGGAGGAACCGAGAGAAAAGCCGCAGAATTGATCAAAGAGAATATCTCCGAGGAACTGGTGGTCCAAGAGTACGATGTGGTCTATCCGGAGTTCAAAAACTCGGAGCTACATGTGGACGGTGAGAAAATCGAGTGTCTTCCCGGAGGGTTCAAATCCGGAGAGATCAACTCGAAAAACCTGGTTAACTCGGTTCACAACGGACAAGGAGAGGTAAGCTCGCCGGCGATCAGCTTCAACCCTCACGCAGACGGCATATCTGTCACAACCTTCTATGAGGCGCCGGTTGTTGCCATCGCACCAAGTGATGTCAGCGAGGTACTTGAGGCCGAAGAGGTCTCCGGAGAGCTGGAAGTTCAGTGGCGCTCGGGAAAGAGCCGGAATATCCTGGTTGGAAACACCGATGATCCAAGTCAGGTCGTTATGACTCATTACGACAGTCTCTGGGGCGGTTTCATCGACAACGGGTTCTCGGTAAGCCTGTTAGTTCACCTGCTCGAGGAGATTGATCTGGAATCGACGCTGGTTGTTTTCGCAGGTTCGGAGGAGGT
This genomic window contains:
- a CDS encoding tetratricopeptide repeat protein yields the protein MKDKVVETASKLADLAPRRGGTERKAAELIKENISEELVVQEYDVVYPEFKNSELHVDGEKIECLPGGFKSGEINSKNLVNSVHNGQGEVSSPAISFNPHADGISVTTFYEAPVVAIAPSDVSEVLEAEEVSGELEVQWRSGKSRNILVGNTDDPSQVVMTHYDSLWGGFIDNGFSVSLLVHLLEEIDLESTLVVFAGSEEVSQESPYHCYGYRRFEAEYSDLLESAESIKVVDSLGRGSQQVIEDPEIVEKAIVFSQNRFIEKTDLLASSYGDVLDIYHSKLDKKEALTHYEEALELLREQLLKD